One region of Eupeodes corollae chromosome 1, idEupCoro1.1, whole genome shotgun sequence genomic DNA includes:
- the LOC129938799 gene encoding general odorant-binding protein 56a-like, which translates to MKFLLAIVFVAVIAAAAGFEIPEDEMTRAMGIVGNCRDEITITDEEFEKLKDGENFAASENAKCLTSCIQEEAGITKDGVFQADAVLAKFAPLVGEEEIKKVIEACKDESGAGKCETSYKLHQCFKKLDAY; encoded by the exons ATGAAATTCCTTCTTGCTATTGTCTTTGTTGCTGTCATT gctGCCGCTGCAGGTTTTGAAATTCCAGAGGATGAAATGACGAGGGCAATGGGAATCGTCGGCAATTGCAGAGATGAAATAACTATAACCGATgaagaattcgaaaaattgaaggATGGTGAAAATTTCGCAGCTAGTGAAAATGCCAAGTGCCTTACCAGTTGTATCCAAGAGGAGGCTGGTATAACAAAGGATGGAGTCTTCCAAGCAGATGCAGTTTTGGCTAAATTCGCACCCCTTGTTGGTGAGGAGGAAATCAAGAAAGTTATTGAAGCTTGCAAGGATGAATCTGGCGCAGGAAAGTGTGAGACATCATACAAACTACATCAATGCTTCAAGAAGCTCGACGCCTATTAA
- the LOC129938798 gene encoding uncharacterized protein LOC129938798: MDNKVFILLLVFISIQVYFIESLKLQDGLRSLSDDGVKQNCREKENVTTVEFSNFDFDINIIRKSVEKNPKEKCYIVCVLEHGQLMNGCEVLVDNFFDLEKESVKKSEEFIQFNKIKEILKNKTDRCECGFMLLDLLFTENV; the protein is encoded by the exons ATGGATAATAAAGTGTTCATCTTACTCTTAGTTTTTATATCTATCCAAGTTTATTTTATAGAGTCCTTAAAATTACAA GATGGACTTCGGTCGTTAAGTGATGATggtgtaaaacaaaattgtcgtgaAAAAGAAAACGTTACAACAGTTGAATTTTCGAACTTCGATTTTGATATTAATATAATTCGAAAATCTGTTGAGAAGaatccaaaagaaaaatgttacaTAGTTTGTGTGTTAGAACATGGGCAGTTGATGAACGGATGTGAGGTGCTAGTGGATAATTTTTTTGATCTAGAAAAAGAATCGgttaaaaaaagtgaagaatttatacaatttaataaaattaaggaaattcttaaaaataaaacagatcgTTGTGAATGTGGATTTATGTTGTTAGATTTATTATTTActgaaaatgtataa